In the Acetobacterium sp. KB-1 genome, AACATGCTGGGCAGCTCCGTAAAGCCCTGCTTTATAAACCTTGGAGCGCTTACTGTAGCATTCTTTACAATTGTCGTAATAGATATCGGTAACCCACCGCATCATTTCATCGGCATCGTTATCATCATTTCCATAATGCGGAACCTCATTTAAAATCTGCTGCTGCAAAACTTCATAGCCTTTCCAATCGGCCATCATGGCATCATAGAGTTCTTTTGCGGTGCAGATTTCCTGATCAAAAACCATGTATTTAATTGCCATTAGCGAGTCCGAAACGGTAGCCAGACCAGTGGCTGTTCCCCCATAAGAGTTGTATTTTGCACCGCCTGCCGCGCAATCTTTTCCGGACGCCATACAGCCCTCGATAGAAATTGACAACGCTGGCGACGGGGCGTAAAATTCGGACAGATTTTCAACATAATTTTGAATGGTAACCGACCATTTATGAAGATAATCAAATTGTTTTTTATAAGCTGCTTTGACCTCGTCAAAGGACTTCATCTCATAAAGATAGCCGGTTTCCAGTCCGCCAGATTTCCCATTTGACGGATTTGTCCCATTGTTTAGCGCCGTCAGTAAAACATTCCCGTGGCTTCCCAATCCGGCTTTTCCATGAAGTCCATTTCCGGCGGGATAATCATTTCCTGAGCCGACGATTTCCTGACAGCCGATGATGCTGTAATCTCTGGCATCCTCAAGCGTCATGTTCAGTTCTTTAACAAGACCGGGAATAATGATCGCATCATTTTGGAACAAGGGTAAGCCCCCGACCCTTCTGGTTGTCTCAATGGCCAGATCCCATAATTTTTCCGGTGTATCTTTATGGATGCGTAAAGAAACTGTCGGATCATGAAGGGAGAGTCTCGCTAAGGTTTCAAGGACCATATAGGTGACTGGATTTGATGCATCGTCACCGGTTATCTTGTTTACCCCACCGATAGTGGTATGGTGATAGGTAACACCTACCCCGGTATATGCGGCAATCCTGGGATTCGATGCCCGATAAAAGCAATTTGATTTAAGGAAAAATGCATCAACTATTTCTTGTGCCGCTTCCAATGTCAATCGGTTTTCTTTAAGATCAGCCTCAAGAAAGGGCCATGTATATTGATCAAATCTTCCAAATGCCAGGGCCGGGTGCCGGGCCTCCATATAAAGCAAAACTTGATACAGGATCACGCCCTGGCAGGCCTCCCAAAATGTTCTGGCCGGATTTTCAGAGAGCCATAAAAGCCCGTCAGCCATCTTTTTAAGCTCTGCTTTCCTGCTGGCATCAGGGCAGTCTTTTGCTTTTAAGGCACATGCCTTGGCATAGTTTTTGATCATCCCCGTTGCTGCATCACAGACAATAACGGCGCTTTTATAGAACATATATTTTTCAACATCATCCCCCATCAAATTGCCTTTATGTGCGTCAATCCAATGTTTTGCTTCGCTTCTAATCCTTCCATAGCCTTTGTTAATGATTTTTTCGTAACCCGCAACCAGATGCCCGGTATGAATGGGTGCTCTCATTTTTTCGCCCATTTCCAGAATCCCCAAGCCGGCAACCTCTTCAAAGCCATCCGGTCCCCAGGAATCAAAATACTGAGTAATGGTTTTATCCTTCCAGAAATCCTGATAACTCATAAACCGCTTTATCTCATCTTCACTCATGCTTAAATGAACCCCGGATTTGTCGGTGCGGTGATACAATCCATCATCCCAATATTCCCAAAGCGCCTTGTCCTCCAGTTCGTTCCACAACCAACTGGCATCCCATTCGGGCCACATGCCTGAACCTAAAAACGCTTTTCCGATATTTCCAACAATTAGTTCAAAGTCCTCTACTCTTGTCGTCATTTTTGTGCAAATCTCATGGGTCACTAAAGCCGTTTTTATACTTGGGGGAACCTTATGGTATTTTTGATAGGCACCTGTTATGAGCTCCACCCTTTGTGCATCCACCGCAATGACCCGGTCTCTCACAAGCTGTCTCATCTGGTTTATTCGTTTGGTTACCGGTCTAAATTCATACATCATCTTTTTTCCTTTCTGATATTTTTTAATTTAACCGTTTCTCTGTTAATGATAAAGCACCCAAAAATCATTTTAATGTGACTTCCAGGTGCCGGTATTTGTTTTAGTTGCTTAAGGTCGTCATTGTAAAATAGAGAATCATATCTTCAATGCATTGCATCGTCTCATCAACGTCGTCTTTCGCTTCTTCCGGAATGCCATATTTTTTCAAGGTCTCATCCAAATCTGTATAATAGTCGCTTTTAATTTTTTTCTCCATCCTGTGCCTCCTAATTCTTTCCATATTCATGAACCGTATCGATGAGGGGTTGAAAAAGATCCCAGTTTATTTGTCCTGCTGTTAGAATGGACTTATCGAAATTAAAGATATACTTACCATCCACTGCGAGGATGTCCAAATATTCCTTCGCCTTATCACAGACTTCCTCTTTTGTCCCACTTTTCATCAGACTGACGGGGAAGAGCCCTGAAATAAGGTGCTTATCACCAACTTTTTCTCTGATCGTTTTGGGATCGCCATACTCAAATTGAAGCTCGCAACCAGGGGGCAGTTCATTTAAATAATCCAGCAAATGCATCCAGTTTTCTTCACAGAAGATGTTGATGCCAAAGCCCTTATCATAAATTGCCCAGACCGTTTCCTTAAAAGAAGGCCACCAGAATTTTGCAAAAAATTTCTCTGACATAAAGGTTGGCATATGCAGAGCAAAGAAAATTCTGGTCAATCTGCTGGGGGTTTCTACATGTCGTGGGCAGCCGGCTTTGATCATCAACGGCGTAATCAGGTTAACGGCTTCAAGCACTTCGTTCGGCTTTCTGCGGATATCGACAAGTGCCCCCGTGAAGGAGCGAAGGTAATCCGCCAGATAATCAAAGGGGGCTCGACTTATTCCCACAAAAGTCGGAAATGCCGACTTATCGTATTTTTTTATCAATGACATATTACCCTGGGCGATTTTTCCATTGATATAATCGTTTGCCTTGATTGTTTTCGCCATTGCCAGAGCGGCCTTCATTGGCGGTGCATCAAATTCTGTAAAGAGCCTTGGAATAACCGTTTCCCAGATAAATTTCAAGGGGTCCGCCAAAAGCAGGTCGTATTCATCCGCTTCCATACCATGAACATTGGGATGCTGTATAAATCCATCTTCTCCCATTACATTGGTTCGACTGCCGGTAAACTTATGCAACCATGGCGTACCTGGCCATGTGCCAATGAGCGTGTATGTGTCATATTTGGCGTTTATCTTTTCTGTCGCATCCAGTACCTTGGTAATACCATATTGGGCCAATCGCAAGTCATAACCAGCTAATTCCAGTGCCGCACAGGCGTTGACGCCCACTTTTTCGGGAACCCGATCCGGCTTATTTCCCGAATAAATATCCGTAAATAATTTTGTTTTATATTCTGTGCTCAATCTTTCTTTAATCACATTATCCCTCTCTTACTTAAATTTTTATGACTAGACATACATTCCACCATTTACATTAAGAACATGTCCAGTAATAAACGATGCCTGATCAGACGCTAAAAACAATACTGCATCAGCAACCTCTTCAGGTTCTCCACCACGCTTTAACGGGATTCTTCCGATAAGTTGTTGCTTAATTTTTTCCGGTATGCTATCTGTCATTTCTGTTAAAATAAATCCTGGTGCGACCGCATTTACCGTTATGCCTCTTTTACCCAGTTCCTTACTCAGCGTCTTTGTCATACCAATCACACCAGCCTTTGCGGCTGAATAATTCGTCTGACCAAAATTCCCCTCTTCTCCGGCAATGGAGGTAATATTAATGATCTTTCCGCTGCCATGGGGAATCATTTCTACCAGTACTTCCTGGATGCAGATAAACATCGATTTAAGATCCGTTTCTAACACACTGTCCCATTGTTCATCGGTCATCTTCGTTATTTGGGCATCCTTTGTTATCCCCGCATTGTTAATAAGGATATCGATTTGACCATAACGACTAATCGTTTTTGCGATTAAATCCTTAACCTCTGTCCGGCTGGTAACGTTGCAATTAACCGAAAACGCCTCTCCGCCTGCCACTTTGATCTCTTTTTCAACCTTTAAACAAGCCTCATAATTAATATCCGTTACAACGATTTTTGCCCCGGATTGAGCTAGCTTTAATACCATCGCCTTACCCAGTCCCTGAGCAGAACCGGTGACAATGGCAACTTTATTATCGAGTCTCATTACTGCCTCCTTTCAAGTTCTTGCCGTTTGTGAGCTGGAAATCATACTATTTTTAAGCTGATTCCACTGCTCGTAAAAAATACTGCTATCCATCTCTTTTAGATCTGGTGAAATTCTCGGTGCAAATTCCATTGCCGGTAAGATGTCTCTTTCAATGCTGATCCCCGGTGCGATTTCAATGAGTGTCATTTCACCATCTTCTAAGGTAAAAACAGCCCTTTCCGTGATGTAAAGAACAGGTTGCTTTATTTCGGTGGCATATTCACCGCTAAAGGTTATATGATCGACCTGATTCACAAATTTTTTTACGCGTCCCTCTTCGAGAATGCGGATTTTCCCATCCTTGATTTCATACTTTCCACCACCAGCAGTAAAGGTTCCACAAAAGATTACTTTTTTTGAATTCTGTGAAATATTGATAAATCCGCCGGAACCGACCACCTTTTTCCCAAATTTACTGACATTAAGATTTCCCTTTTTATCGGTTTGTGCCAGCCCTAGAAAGGTTGCACTAAGACCGCCACCATCGTAAAAGTCGAATTGAGCCTCATGCTCAATGATGGCCTCGGCATTATAGGCTACCCCAAAATCATCGCCGGCACCAGGGATTCCGCCATAAGTTCCCAGTTCCGTTGTCATCACCAGATCATCCGCAATTCCCTCTTCTGAGGCCACTCTGGCCACGCCATCAGGCATTCCGATACCAAGATTGATGATACCATTGGCATCCAGTTCCATGGCTGCTCTTCTTGCAATTATTTTTCGCTCATTAAAAAGCATTGGTTTGATTGAGTCCATGGGCATCTTTAAATCGCCGACAAACGCTGGATTAAATTGTGTTCCCGTGGTTTGCATATGGTTTTCAGGACTGGCAACGACGATATAATCAACCAGCGCACCCGGCACCTTTACGTCCAACGGATGTAATGAGCCCGCCTTTGCCAGATATTCAACTTGAGCAATGACGATGCCGCCTGAGTTTTTTGCTGCCTGAGCCATCGGCAGCGCTTCCAGTAAAAGACCTTCTTTCTCCATTGAGAGATTTCCCTTTTGATCGGCTGTTGTGGCCCTAATAATTGCAACATCAATAGGAAATGTTTTATATCGCAACCACTCCTGATTGTCAATTTCCATCAGCTCGACCAGATCCTCTTTGGTACATTTTGTTATTTTTCCACCTTGAAGCCTTGGATCGACATAGGTTCTCAGGCCTACCTTGGTAATGACACCCGGTTTTTTCCCCGCAATCTCTCTCCACAGATGGGCCATGACCCCCTGTGGCAGCAGATAGGTTTCTATTTTATTTTCGGTTATGAGTTCGCCCATTCGCGGTGCCTGACCGGTGTGCCCTGAAATCAGACGCTCGGTCAATCCCTCGTATGCCAGGTGGTTCATCCCCTTATCTTTGCCATCCCCGCATCCACAGCTATGTACGATTGTAAGGTTTTTAGGCTGTCCCGTTTCTAAAAAACGCTTTTCCAGCGCAACTGCAATTTCTTCGGGAAAACAACAGAGTCCTGCGGTTGTCCATACCACCGTTGATTTGTCTTTAATTAAGCCCACTGCTTCACGGGCTAAAATTTGTTTACTCATTAAAAGCTCTCCTTCTTGTGCCTATTTGTAGTTAAACCAGCCCTTTTGTACTTTTTTTCCGATTCTGCCGGCATTGACGATTCTTTTTAAAACGATTGGCGGTGCCCAATTGGGTTGGGCCAGTTCGGTATGCATATATTTAAGGGTATCAAAGGCGATATCATTTCCTGTGAAATCCATTAGTGTGAAGGGGCCCATCGGGTGATTTAATCCCAATGTCATGGCCTTATCGATATCTTCTACCGATGCAATCCCCTCCTCCAAAACGAGTAAAGCCTCTCTAAACTGCGTTAACATCAATCGATTTACCACAAATCCGGGGGTATCTTTTTTGACCTCAATGCTTTCCTTTCCGATTGACCGGACCAATTCTTTAAGCGCTACAATAATCTCATCACTGGTATAGTATCCCCTAATAATCTCAACAAGTTTCATTACCGGGGCTGGATTAAAAAAGTGGAGTCCAACCATTCTTTCGGGTTGACTTAAGGCCGAGGCCATCTTAGTAAT is a window encoding:
- a CDS encoding pyruvate formate lyase family protein, yielding MMYEFRPVTKRINQMRQLVRDRVIAVDAQRVELITGAYQKYHKVPPSIKTALVTHEICTKMTTRVEDFELIVGNIGKAFLGSGMWPEWDASWLWNELEDKALWEYWDDGLYHRTDKSGVHLSMSEDEIKRFMSYQDFWKDKTITQYFDSWGPDGFEEVAGLGILEMGEKMRAPIHTGHLVAGYEKIINKGYGRIRSEAKHWIDAHKGNLMGDDVEKYMFYKSAVIVCDAATGMIKNYAKACALKAKDCPDASRKAELKKMADGLLWLSENPARTFWEACQGVILYQVLLYMEARHPALAFGRFDQYTWPFLEADLKENRLTLEAAQEIVDAFFLKSNCFYRASNPRIAAYTGVGVTYHHTTIGGVNKITGDDASNPVTYMVLETLARLSLHDPTVSLRIHKDTPEKLWDLAIETTRRVGGLPLFQNDAIIIPGLVKELNMTLEDARDYSIIGCQEIVGSGNDYPAGNGLHGKAGLGSHGNVLLTALNNGTNPSNGKSGGLETGYLYEMKSFDEVKAAYKKQFDYLHKWSVTIQNYVENLSEFYAPSPALSISIEGCMASGKDCAAGGAKYNSYGGTATGLATVSDSLMAIKYMVFDQEICTAKELYDAMMADWKGYEVLQQQILNEVPHYGNDDNDADEMMRWVTDIYYDNCKECYSKRSKVYKAGLYGAAQHVVQGAVTDATPDGRNAGQPLADAMSPGQGRDKNGPTAIYNSACHIDHGKYMDGIALNLKVHPSSLQTQGAKKALLNMTKAYFEKGGMEVQYNVVSTEAMRAAQKDPAAYRDLVVRIAGYSAYFNELSEAMQNDVISRNEVEV
- a CDS encoding uroporphyrinogen decarboxylase family protein: MIKERLSTEYKTKLFTDIYSGNKPDRVPEKVGVNACAALELAGYDLRLAQYGITKVLDATEKINAKYDTYTLIGTWPGTPWLHKFTGSRTNVMGEDGFIQHPNVHGMEADEYDLLLADPLKFIWETVIPRLFTEFDAPPMKAALAMAKTIKANDYINGKIAQGNMSLIKKYDKSAFPTFVGISRAPFDYLADYLRSFTGALVDIRRKPNEVLEAVNLITPLMIKAGCPRHVETPSRLTRIFFALHMPTFMSEKFFAKFWWPSFKETVWAIYDKGFGINIFCEENWMHLLDYLNELPPGCELQFEYGDPKTIREKVGDKHLISGLFPVSLMKSGTKEEVCDKAKEYLDILAVDGKYIFNFDKSILTAGQINWDLFQPLIDTVHEYGKN
- the fabG gene encoding 3-oxoacyl-[acyl-carrier-protein] reductase translates to MRLDNKVAIVTGSAQGLGKAMVLKLAQSGAKIVVTDINYEACLKVEKEIKVAGGEAFSVNCNVTSRTEVKDLIAKTISRYGQIDILINNAGITKDAQITKMTDEQWDSVLETDLKSMFICIQEVLVEMIPHGSGKIINITSIAGEEGNFGQTNYSAAKAGVIGMTKTLSKELGKRGITVNAVAPGFILTEMTDSIPEKIKQQLIGRIPLKRGGEPEEVADAVLFLASDQASFITGHVLNVNGGMYV
- a CDS encoding acyl CoA:acetate/3-ketoacid CoA transferase; protein product: MSKQILAREAVGLIKDKSTVVWTTAGLCCFPEEIAVALEKRFLETGQPKNLTIVHSCGCGDGKDKGMNHLAYEGLTERLISGHTGQAPRMGELITENKIETYLLPQGVMAHLWREIAGKKPGVITKVGLRTYVDPRLQGGKITKCTKEDLVELMEIDNQEWLRYKTFPIDVAIIRATTADQKGNLSMEKEGLLLEALPMAQAAKNSGGIVIAQVEYLAKAGSLHPLDVKVPGALVDYIVVASPENHMQTTGTQFNPAFVGDLKMPMDSIKPMLFNERKIIARRAAMELDANGIINLGIGMPDGVARVASEEGIADDLVMTTELGTYGGIPGAGDDFGVAYNAEAIIEHEAQFDFYDGGGLSATFLGLAQTDKKGNLNVSKFGKKVVGSGGFINISQNSKKVIFCGTFTAGGGKYEIKDGKIRILEEGRVKKFVNQVDHITFSGEYATEIKQPVLYITERAVFTLEDGEMTLIEIAPGISIERDILPAMEFAPRISPDLKEMDSSIFYEQWNQLKNSMISSSQTART
- a CDS encoding 3-hydroxyacyl-CoA dehydrogenase family protein, which gives rise to MGIRTIGVVGSGAMGTGIAHIMAQYGYNVILSDVNNDHLERALASIGNVLDSKIRKGKWTEDKKTELLGQIKITIDLNEMTAVDLIIEAITENMDAKIQLFSSLEKICRAETIFATNTSTMSITKMASALSQPERMVGLHFFNPAPVMKLVEIIRGYYTSDEIIVALKELVRSIGKESIEVKKDTPGFVVNRLMLTQFREALLVLEEGIASVEDIDKAMTLGLNHPMGPFTLMDFTGNDIAFDTLKYMHTELAQPNWAPPIVLKRIVNAGRIGKKVQKGWFNYK